The Saccharopolyspora gloriosae genome window below encodes:
- a CDS encoding AfsA-related hotdog domain-containing protein, whose protein sequence is MTLALDSLVLTLEGTLIADQQDTFYFDHPLDHLPATLLLDGAVDLATASLPGHVAEMHVKFHRFGEIDEPVDVRLTQTSDGSERCALRFSARDADLADGHVVLREMPPAPAVPPVRGPEPAPVDRALVHRHRTDNVAIGGVVAGPDGSAAEILDLAADHPLRRRDAAHRSPVELIEAARQLTTFIGHAVWEIPDDWKYVFSAVGYEQRRPVAADEPLRLRTSRMSLHRRRIDVVVELEAADGVVGSVSIDGLVAAPRIYQHLRWSQH, encoded by the coding sequence ATGACCTTGGCGCTCGATTCGCTGGTGCTCACGTTGGAAGGAACGCTGATCGCCGATCAGCAGGACACCTTCTACTTCGACCACCCGCTGGACCACCTGCCCGCCACGCTGCTGCTGGACGGCGCGGTGGACCTCGCCACGGCGTCCCTTCCGGGCCACGTCGCGGAAATGCACGTGAAGTTCCACCGCTTCGGCGAGATCGACGAACCCGTGGACGTGCGGCTCACCCAGACCTCCGACGGTTCCGAGCGGTGCGCGCTGCGGTTCTCCGCACGGGACGCGGACCTCGCCGACGGGCACGTGGTGCTGCGGGAGATGCCGCCCGCACCGGCCGTTCCCCCGGTGCGCGGACCGGAACCGGCCCCCGTCGACCGGGCGCTCGTGCACCGGCACCGCACGGACAACGTCGCGATCGGCGGCGTCGTCGCCGGGCCGGACGGATCGGCCGCCGAGATCCTCGACCTCGCCGCGGACCACCCGCTGCGGCGCCGCGACGCGGCGCACCGCTCACCGGTGGAGCTCATCGAGGCCGCGCGCCAGCTCACCACCTTCATCGGGCACGCGGTGTGGGAGATCCCCGACGACTGGAAGTACGTCTTCTCCGCGGTCGGCTACGAACAGCGCCGCCCGGTGGCCGCCGACGAGCCGCTGCGGCTGCGCACTTCGCGGATGTCGTTGCACCGCAGGCGGATCGACGTCGTAGTGGAACTCGAAGCCGCCGACGGCGTGGTCGGCTCGGTGTCCATCGACGGTCTCGTCGCCGCGCCCCGCATCTACCAGCACCTGCGCTGGTCGCAGCACTGA
- a CDS encoding nitroreductase family protein → MDLDQALTTTRTVRRRLDLARPVDPELIRECLRLATCAPNGGNRQDWRFLVLDDAEVKEQVARHYREASAEYLADKPENANTAAARALAERLADVPALVLVCSRGRLAADAPPAKRSSFYGSIYPAVWSFMLAARARELSTALTTVHLAREREVADLLGIPFDEVTQVALIPVAHRLGPQPSGRPPRGPVEEVVAHNRWTP, encoded by the coding sequence GTGGATCTCGACCAGGCGCTCACGACGACGCGGACGGTCCGGCGGCGCCTGGACCTCGCGCGCCCGGTGGACCCCGAACTGATCCGGGAATGCCTGCGGCTCGCGACGTGCGCACCGAATGGCGGGAACCGGCAGGACTGGCGATTCCTCGTCCTCGACGACGCCGAGGTGAAGGAACAGGTCGCCCGCCATTATCGGGAGGCTTCGGCGGAATACCTCGCGGACAAGCCCGAGAACGCGAACACCGCCGCCGCACGAGCGCTCGCGGAACGGCTCGCCGACGTGCCCGCGCTCGTGCTGGTGTGCTCCCGGGGCAGGCTCGCGGCCGACGCGCCCCCGGCGAAGCGATCGAGCTTCTACGGCTCGATCTACCCCGCCGTGTGGAGCTTCATGCTCGCCGCGCGCGCCAGGGAGCTCAGCACCGCGCTGACCACGGTGCACCTCGCCCGCGAACGCGAGGTCGCCGACCTGCTGGGCATCCCCTTCGACGAGGTCACCCAGGTCGCGCTGATCCCCGTCGCGCACCGCCTGGGGCCGCAGCCCTCCGGACGTCCCCCGCGCGGCCCGGTGGAGGAGGTGGTCGCGCACAACCGGTGGACCCCGTGA
- a CDS encoding methyltransferase family protein, with the protein MLGRLESLFPPALFVCATAMLGWGTWSHGSRGDLLGVAVLVAYFAWILLEIRITFQSATQETSSGDRGSLQLYGISRMLVLGTLVFLPSAWEDWSALRVLAAVAFVAGVVLRLGSIQQLGRFYSHRVRTVAEHQIIQSGPYRFVRHPSYAGMVLAHLGVVVVFFNPVSPILFVALMVPAIIWRILVEENTLMRLDEYPAYAQGRPRLVPAVW; encoded by the coding sequence ATGCTCGGCAGGCTCGAAAGCCTCTTCCCGCCCGCGCTGTTCGTCTGCGCCACCGCGATGCTGGGCTGGGGCACCTGGTCCCACGGCTCGCGAGGTGATCTGCTGGGCGTCGCGGTGCTGGTCGCCTACTTCGCCTGGATTCTGCTGGAAATCCGCATCACCTTCCAGAGCGCGACCCAGGAGACGAGCTCGGGCGACCGGGGAAGCCTCCAGCTCTACGGGATCTCCCGCATGCTGGTGCTGGGCACGCTGGTGTTCCTGCCCTCGGCGTGGGAGGACTGGAGCGCGCTGCGCGTGCTGGCCGCGGTGGCGTTCGTCGCCGGAGTGGTGCTGCGGCTCGGTTCCATCCAGCAGCTCGGGCGGTTCTACTCGCACCGGGTCCGCACGGTGGCCGAGCACCAGATCATCCAATCAGGACCGTACCGGTTCGTGCGCCACCCGTCCTACGCCGGAATGGTGCTCGCCCACCTCGGCGTGGTGGTCGTGTTCTTCAACCCGGTCAGCCCGATCCTGTTCGTGGCGCTGATGGTCCCGGCCATCATCTGGCGGATCCTGGTCGAGGAGAACACCTTGATGCGGCTCGACGAGTACCCCGCCTACGCGCAGGGCCGTCCCCGCCTCGTTCCCGCCGTCTGGTGA
- a CDS encoding PEP/pyruvate-binding domain-containing protein has protein sequence MIETLDHPMLPERVGWKFARLKTLRDDGVTVPPLFCLTGELFTRSVSAGAVKEALGELDFDDWHALREASRRARETILSGGLGAEGERLLADALSTTFDADSVVAVRASMVGARPEEGEDSAEHAFAGMSDSYLYVPVAQVRDAVLKCWASAFNPEGLLYRHRQGLSLDRISVAVGVQQMVFGERSMVLFTCDPTSYAKDTVISAGWGIGEGVVAEKTPTDHYFLHGQSGELRRVVVQKPEMVTFDAERGHGTRIAPVPQERRDAPVLSDDEVRELSALGDRIEGLFGSPQDIEATITPDGAVHVLQSRPITMNPGHYRVFSSANVSESFPGTTTPMTYSVARRFYWLLNHDYLRRCGVPARELHDLHETMTRLVAFIDGRIYHNISSFLRELAVFPLFDGMRRDWERLVAELDNSYYHSDGRGKDLRAQLTRSAKLVGGWARAGLNYATMARDFAAFETEWTELLRSRRGDRFTEAHPLTLVDDYREVWRSAGNLWGITLINYQFMLIVHGRLERLLKKWGVGDTDTLFSQLLCGGKQLRGAEIALSAVRLGEQVRADADLDLLFRTKPPEEIWERLRAGELPAEFTTSVDAHLNRYGDRGLEELKLERPNLREQPWELLRLAGQYAARGVVAAEMERTEHETRLAGEQRLKEALPSAARRKVVLGLFDRLRTFLYYREAGRYQRSELFGYSKQVIKALGGHLQQRGVLADAQDVFWLDVEELLGFFDGSGTTHDLAGLVEVRRGDHERAQRRRPQREFSTADVVGLSIPEVVDVPQETEVPESADGVMRGLGSCPGKVRGRARVVLDPSFADDLDEGDVLIARETDPGWLYLMLAAKGIVVERGSLLSHTAITGRKFGIPTIVAVPGAVERIPDGATVELDGVAGTVRVVE, from the coding sequence GTGATCGAGACCCTGGACCATCCGATGCTCCCGGAACGGGTCGGCTGGAAGTTCGCCCGGCTCAAGACCTTGCGCGACGACGGCGTCACGGTGCCCCCGCTGTTCTGCCTCACCGGTGAGCTGTTCACCCGCTCCGTGTCTGCCGGTGCCGTCAAGGAAGCCTTGGGGGAGCTGGACTTCGACGACTGGCACGCCCTGCGCGAAGCCTCGCGGCGGGCCCGCGAGACGATCCTCAGCGGCGGGCTCGGCGCGGAAGGCGAGCGGTTGCTCGCCGACGCGCTCAGCACGACCTTCGACGCCGACTCCGTTGTCGCCGTGCGCGCGTCCATGGTGGGCGCCCGCCCCGAAGAGGGCGAGGACTCCGCCGAGCACGCCTTCGCCGGCATGAGCGACAGTTACCTGTACGTGCCCGTCGCGCAGGTCCGCGACGCCGTGCTCAAGTGCTGGGCGTCGGCGTTCAACCCCGAGGGGCTGCTCTACCGCCACCGGCAGGGGTTGTCGCTGGACCGGATCTCCGTCGCGGTCGGCGTGCAGCAGATGGTGTTCGGCGAGCGCTCCATGGTCCTGTTCACCTGCGACCCGACCAGCTACGCCAAGGACACCGTGATCAGCGCGGGCTGGGGCATCGGGGAAGGCGTGGTGGCCGAGAAGACCCCGACCGACCACTACTTCCTGCACGGCCAGTCCGGCGAGCTGCGCCGGGTGGTCGTGCAGAAGCCGGAAATGGTGACCTTCGACGCCGAGCGCGGCCACGGCACCAGGATCGCGCCGGTGCCGCAGGAACGGCGGGACGCGCCGGTGCTCAGCGACGACGAAGTGCGGGAGCTGTCCGCGCTGGGCGACCGCATCGAGGGGTTGTTCGGCAGCCCGCAGGACATCGAGGCCACGATCACGCCCGACGGCGCGGTGCACGTGCTGCAGTCCCGGCCGATCACCATGAACCCCGGCCACTACCGCGTGTTCAGCAGCGCCAACGTCTCGGAGAGCTTCCCCGGCACCACGACGCCGATGACGTACTCCGTGGCCCGCCGGTTCTACTGGCTGCTCAACCACGACTACCTGCGCCGCTGCGGAGTTCCCGCCCGCGAGCTGCACGACCTGCACGAGACGATGACCCGGCTGGTCGCGTTCATCGACGGGCGGATCTACCACAACATCAGCTCGTTCCTGCGCGAACTGGCGGTGTTCCCGCTGTTCGACGGGATGCGCCGGGACTGGGAGCGGCTGGTCGCCGAGCTGGACAACAGCTACTACCACTCCGACGGGCGCGGCAAGGACCTGCGCGCGCAGCTGACCCGGTCGGCGAAGCTCGTCGGCGGCTGGGCGCGGGCGGGGTTGAACTACGCCACGATGGCGCGGGACTTCGCCGCGTTCGAGACCGAGTGGACCGAGCTCCTGCGCAGCAGGCGCGGCGACCGGTTCACCGAGGCGCACCCGCTGACCCTCGTCGACGACTACCGCGAAGTGTGGCGCAGCGCCGGGAACCTCTGGGGCATCACGCTCATCAACTACCAGTTCATGCTGATCGTGCACGGTCGGCTGGAGCGCCTGCTGAAGAAGTGGGGCGTCGGCGACACCGACACGTTGTTCAGCCAGCTGCTCTGCGGCGGCAAGCAGCTGCGCGGCGCGGAGATCGCGCTCAGCGCCGTGCGGCTGGGCGAGCAGGTCCGCGCCGACGCCGACCTGGACCTGCTGTTCCGGACCAAGCCGCCGGAGGAGATCTGGGAGCGGCTGCGCGCCGGTGAGCTGCCCGCCGAGTTCACCACCTCGGTGGACGCGCACTTGAACCGGTACGGCGACCGCGGGCTCGAAGAGCTCAAGCTGGAACGGCCCAACCTGCGCGAGCAGCCGTGGGAACTGCTGCGCCTGGCCGGGCAGTACGCCGCCCGCGGCGTCGTCGCGGCCGAGATGGAGCGCACCGAGCACGAGACGCGGCTGGCCGGTGAGCAGCGGCTGAAGGAGGCGCTGCCCTCGGCGGCGCGGCGCAAGGTCGTGCTGGGCCTGTTCGACCGCCTGCGCACCTTCCTCTACTACCGCGAAGCGGGCCGCTACCAGCGCAGCGAGCTGTTCGGCTACAGCAAGCAGGTGATCAAGGCGTTGGGCGGTCACCTGCAGCAGCGCGGGGTGCTCGCCGATGCCCAGGACGTGTTCTGGCTCGACGTGGAGGAACTGCTCGGGTTCTTCGACGGCTCCGGCACCACCCACGACCTCGCCGGTCTCGTCGAAGTGCGGCGCGGCGACCACGAACGCGCCCAGCGGCGCCGGCCGCAGCGCGAGTTCTCCACGGCGGACGTGGTCGGCTTGTCGATCCCGGAGGTCGTCGACGTCCCGCAGGAGACCGAGGTGCCCGAGTCCGCTGACGGCGTCATGCGCGGCCTCGGCTCGTGCCCCGGCAAGGTCCGCGGGCGGGCGCGGGTCGTGCTCGACCCGTCGTTCGCCGACGACCTCGACGAGGGCGACGTGCTCATCGCCCGCGAGACCGATCCGGGATGGCTGTACCTGATGCTGGCGGCGAAGGGCATCGTGGTGGAGCGCGGCAGCCTGCTGTCGCACACCGCCATCACCGGCCGCAAGTTCGGCATCCCGACCATCGTCGCCGTGCCGGGCGCCGTCGAGCGCATCCCCGACGGCGCGACCGTGGAGCTCGACGGCGTGGCCGGAACTGTGCGGGTGGTCGAATGA